The proteins below come from a single Candidatus Bathyarchaeota archaeon genomic window:
- a CDS encoding Clp1/GlmU family protein, with product MIKNFEQGKTLLIDGPACVNVTSGVVEVFGYHIKNRQALVREGKRLPFYLLDKAELTISLGTNAGVQEVPGNTIPSSWSETAQMLLNMEKKPTIILVVGKIDSGKSSLCTYLVNQLVVSKRCVAVLDGDIGQSDIGPPGTLGYALTAKPTTELYALKPEGAFFVGVTSPIKAVNETLNGYRKLQEEILKKNPEFIVINTDGWVCGEEAIKYKLSLIEQINPDLIVGVKIESELESLFSKINDKPIKIIETPINVKERNPEKRKKLREKSYSKYLKNDKVRLLYMNQYKIENGITLSKKEAHKGLLLGFKSKLGKFLGIGILMEINKRKKALKVFTPVETVIGTITVGKVHFDKQLEC from the coding sequence GTGATTAAAAATTTCGAACAAGGAAAAACCCTGTTAATAGATGGGCCTGCATGCGTTAATGTCACCAGTGGAGTTGTGGAAGTTTTTGGTTACCATATAAAAAACCGTCAAGCTCTAGTTAGAGAAGGCAAGCGGTTACCCTTTTATTTGCTTGATAAAGCAGAACTGACTATTTCGTTGGGCACAAACGCTGGCGTACAAGAAGTCCCAGGAAACACCATTCCGTCTTCATGGAGTGAGACCGCCCAGATGCTGCTAAACATGGAAAAAAAACCTACGATTATTCTTGTTGTAGGCAAGATTGATTCTGGAAAAAGCAGCCTGTGCACTTACTTGGTAAACCAGTTAGTAGTGTCGAAACGTTGTGTCGCAGTGTTGGATGGAGACATAGGACAGTCAGATATTGGCCCACCTGGAACATTAGGGTATGCTTTAACAGCTAAACCTACAACGGAACTATACGCGCTTAAACCTGAAGGCGCATTTTTTGTAGGAGTAACCTCTCCAATAAAAGCAGTTAATGAAACATTAAACGGATACCGTAAACTACAAGAAGAAATTTTAAAGAAAAATCCAGAGTTCATAGTTATAAACACGGACGGCTGGGTTTGCGGTGAAGAAGCCATAAAGTACAAGCTTAGTCTAATCGAGCAAATTAATCCTGACTTGATTGTAGGCGTAAAAATCGAAAGTGAACTTGAGTCTCTATTCTCAAAAATCAACGACAAACCAATAAAAATCATTGAAACACCAATCAACGTTAAAGAACGCAACCCAGAAAAACGCAAAAAACTACGCGAAAAAAGCTACAGCAAATACCTCAAAAACGACAAAGTCCGTCTCCTCTACATGAACCAGTACAAAATAGAAAACGGCATCACACTATCAAAAAAAGAAGCACACAAAGGCTTGCTTTTAGGCTTCAAAAGTAAACTGGGCAAATTTTTAGGCATCGGCATTTTAATGGAGATAAACAAGCGCAAAAAAGCACTCAAAGTGTTCACACCCGTGGAAACAGTCATCGGCACAATCACCGTTGGCAAAGTCCACTTTGATAAACAACTTGAATGCTAA
- a CDS encoding DEAD/DEAH box helicase family protein → MLNLPAKVSDYFPYSSVRIHQDQFINTIHTAVKNRQSVLIEGSNGLGKTISALSACLPIAQEKNLKILYVARTHSQHDRVIDELRSIYRKQKVTGISIRGRGEMCLNVFAAKGAFDSKSLMEVCELLKAKGRCPYYVNVDERTYDYLQLQQQVCMRPYMASEILKICKKKEVCPYELVKSSLSDAQVIALSYLYVFDPVIRNAFLKNLETELGKIILVVDEAHNLPETAIDISSSTLSLFVLKQAEMEAQRFGNKDIEAFAAFFREEVEKLTAHISREEVISPDSIIDIIQKQGNVSNPRDFFEHMHEAGSSIKKILLAEGKNPRSYIHSMGEFLLRWLETVGDSSFINVASRYYNKENNKTAKLEIVALDPSKITEPVFSSTYANVVMSGTLQPLEAYLKITKMPKNSAQFIAPSPFPKEHIFSAVCLGVTTSMEKRTPYMYKTMVKRIKEVVENTPTNTGIFAASYEVLKQLLAEGLEAAVSKPLFYERRGMPSKANEKIVSDFKALGDRGGAVYLGVQGGRTSEGVDFPGNQMHSVVVVGVPYAEPTPRVKAQIDYYEKCFSGYGREYGYLLPAMKKSSQAAGRPVRTLDDKGAIIFLDSRFSQYYCQRFLPSWVTSSMKVLHDVDGVLGSEIGGFFAKK, encoded by the coding sequence ATGTTGAATCTGCCTGCGAAAGTTTCTGATTATTTTCCTTACAGTAGCGTACGCATTCACCAAGACCAATTCATAAACACAATCCATACTGCAGTGAAAAACCGTCAATCCGTCCTCATCGAAGGCAGCAATGGACTGGGAAAAACCATCTCAGCACTTTCCGCATGCTTACCCATAGCCCAAGAAAAGAACCTAAAAATCCTCTACGTAGCCCGAACTCACAGTCAGCATGACCGCGTTATTGATGAGTTAAGATCAATTTACCGAAAGCAAAAAGTCACTGGCATCTCAATTCGAGGAAGAGGCGAAATGTGCCTCAATGTGTTTGCTGCAAAGGGCGCTTTTGACTCAAAATCCTTAATGGAGGTCTGTGAACTGCTAAAAGCAAAGGGGCGCTGTCCTTACTATGTAAATGTGGATGAGCGAACCTATGATTATTTGCAGCTTCAGCAGCAGGTTTGCATGCGTCCCTATATGGCTTCAGAGATTTTGAAGATTTGCAAGAAAAAAGAAGTTTGCCCCTACGAACTCGTCAAATCCTCGCTGTCTGATGCCCAAGTAATCGCGCTTAGTTACCTGTATGTTTTTGACCCTGTAATTCGCAACGCTTTTTTGAAGAATCTGGAAACGGAACTGGGCAAAATCATCCTTGTTGTGGACGAAGCCCACAACCTACCCGAAACCGCCATTGACATTTCCAGCAGTACCCTTTCACTTTTTGTGCTCAAGCAGGCTGAAATGGAAGCGCAACGTTTCGGAAACAAAGACATTGAAGCGTTTGCCGCTTTTTTCCGTGAAGAAGTTGAGAAATTAACCGCACATATTAGCCGTGAAGAAGTTATCTCACCCGACAGCATAATTGACATAATCCAAAAACAGGGAAACGTCTCTAACCCCCGCGACTTCTTTGAACACATGCACGAAGCAGGCAGCTCTATTAAGAAAATCTTGCTTGCAGAAGGCAAAAACCCCCGTAGTTACATTCACTCAATGGGCGAGTTTCTGTTGCGGTGGCTGGAAACAGTGGGTGACTCATCATTCATTAACGTTGCAAGCCGCTACTACAACAAGGAAAACAACAAAACCGCTAAACTCGAAATCGTAGCGCTTGACCCCTCAAAAATCACCGAGCCCGTTTTCAGCTCAACATACGCTAACGTAGTCATGTCAGGAACCCTGCAGCCTTTGGAGGCATACTTGAAAATTACCAAAATGCCCAAAAACTCAGCCCAATTCATAGCGCCATCCCCTTTTCCTAAAGAGCACATTTTCTCTGCCGTCTGCCTCGGTGTCACAACCTCCATGGAGAAGCGTACACCCTACATGTACAAAACCATGGTTAAACGCATAAAAGAAGTTGTGGAGAATACACCTACTAACACAGGAATTTTTGCGGCTTCTTATGAGGTGTTAAAGCAGCTTTTGGCTGAGGGCTTAGAGGCTGCGGTTTCCAAACCTCTGTTTTATGAGCGCAGGGGCATGCCGTCTAAGGCTAACGAGAAGATTGTGTCAGATTTTAAGGCGTTGGGTGACCGAGGTGGCGCCGTGTATCTTGGCGTGCAGGGTGGCAGGACTTCGGAAGGTGTGGATTTTCCTGGAAACCAGATGCACTCGGTTGTTGTTGTGGGTGTGCCTTATGCTGAACCGACCCCGCGGGTTAAAGCGCAGATTGATTATTACGAAAAATGTTTCTCTGGGTATGGTAGAGAATACGGTTATTTGTTACCTGCCATGAAAAAGTCCTCTCAAGCTGCAGGAAGACCTGTGCGCACATTAGACGATAAGGGCGCTATAATCTTTTTAGATTCACGTTTCTCTCAATATTACTGTCAACGTTTTCTGCCTTCATGGGTAACCAGTAGCATGAAGGTTCTGCATGATGTTGATGGAGTTTTAGGCAGCGAAATCGGTGGGTTTTTTGCTAAAAAATAG
- a CDS encoding endonuclease III, producing the protein MTQTCAASILNTLKDTLGLPRLVKVGEDPFQMLVVTIISQNTADINTERAFKNLSQHFEITPKVLSEASLAEIEQCIRVGGLYKNKAQTIQAVSKIIQEKYRGNLKPVLSLPLNEARRTLMEMPGVGPKTADVVLLFSANQPTIPVDTHVNRVSKRLGLTPKDGDYENVRLSLQKQFEPKNFLAVHLLLIALGRKYCKAHNQRCVECTVNAYCPSKSTGDAPC; encoded by the coding sequence TTGACACAGACATGCGCAGCATCAATCCTAAACACATTAAAAGATACACTAGGCTTGCCCAGACTCGTAAAAGTCGGAGAAGACCCTTTCCAGATGCTGGTTGTCACGATTATTTCTCAAAACACCGCTGACATCAACACTGAACGCGCCTTCAAAAATCTCTCCCAGCACTTCGAAATAACCCCCAAGGTTCTGTCTGAGGCTTCTCTTGCCGAGATAGAACAGTGCATACGCGTTGGCGGATTATACAAAAACAAAGCCCAAACAATCCAGGCTGTCTCAAAAATTATCCAAGAAAAATATCGCGGTAACCTCAAACCTGTCTTGTCGTTGCCGCTTAACGAGGCAAGAAGGACGCTTATGGAAATGCCTGGTGTTGGACCAAAAACCGCCGATGTCGTGTTGCTTTTCTCCGCTAACCAGCCCACTATTCCCGTGGATACCCATGTTAATAGAGTGTCCAAACGGCTTGGGTTAACGCCTAAAGACGGGGATTATGAAAATGTTCGGCTGAGCTTGCAGAAACAGTTTGAGCCTAAAAATTTTTTGGCTGTACATTTGCTCTTGATTGCTTTGGGCAGAAAATACTGCAAAGCCCACAACCAACGCTGCGTAGAATGCACCGTTAACGCTTACTGCCCATCCAAAAGCACGGGAGATGCGCCATGTTGA